A stretch of Fundicoccus culcitae DNA encodes these proteins:
- the malQ gene encoding 4-alpha-glucanotransferase, with protein MTRSSGVLLHISSLPGDFGIGSFGKSAYQFVDFLVETGQSYWQILPLGTTSYGDSPYQSFSAFAGNTYFIDFELLTEEGLLKHSDYKDVDFGKKPHQVNYGQLFKTKRPVLELAVKNFLKRNQLGDYHHFVNENQTWLVPFAEYMAIKESFDNEPWYNWDEPIRMREESALSEYRAKLSDDIIYHQVTQYFFFSQWQLLKNYANNKHIQIIGDIPIYVSRDSVEMWSDPQLFKVDEDHNPTVVSGTPPDYFSEDGQYWGNPIYDWEYMRNNGYQWWIQRLKESFKLYDVVRIDHFRGFESYWEVPFGEKTAQNGRWKKGPGIELFNAIYKELGELNIIAEDLGFMTQEVIDMRDATGFPGMKILQFGFTNEDSIDLPHNYLPNTIAYVGTHDNETAEGWIKDTAEPQIIKQANQYTHRKSKESISSALNRTLAASVSNTVIYTMQDLLGLDNSARMNTPSTIGQNWQWRLKGKKLDPKVAKELTKITRTYFRFNPANDPLLKLKKEEEKIQEAKENTKDSKDVTNSEAFHSNVDSSSI; from the coding sequence ATGACACGATCTAGTGGTGTTTTATTACATATTTCATCGTTACCCGGTGATTTTGGTATTGGATCATTTGGTAAATCTGCTTATCAATTTGTTGATTTTTTAGTTGAAACTGGTCAATCTTACTGGCAAATTTTGCCCTTAGGTACAACGAGTTATGGTGATTCTCCCTATCAATCCTTTTCTGCATTTGCTGGTAATACGTATTTCATTGATTTTGAATTATTAACCGAAGAAGGGTTATTAAAACATTCAGATTATAAAGATGTGGATTTTGGTAAAAAACCACATCAAGTTAATTATGGGCAACTCTTTAAAACGAAACGTCCCGTGCTTGAATTAGCTGTAAAAAATTTTTTGAAACGAAATCAATTAGGTGATTATCACCATTTTGTGAACGAGAATCAAACATGGTTAGTACCTTTTGCTGAATACATGGCCATTAAAGAATCTTTTGATAATGAACCTTGGTACAACTGGGATGAACCGATTCGTATGCGTGAAGAAAGTGCCTTATCAGAATACCGAGCAAAACTGTCTGATGACATTATCTATCATCAAGTGACCCAATATTTCTTTTTCTCTCAATGGCAATTGCTTAAAAATTATGCCAATAATAAGCACATTCAAATTATTGGTGATATTCCGATATACGTGTCACGTGATAGCGTTGAAATGTGGTCAGATCCTCAATTATTTAAAGTTGATGAGGATCATAATCCGACCGTCGTCTCTGGAACGCCACCAGATTACTTTTCTGAAGATGGACAATACTGGGGCAACCCAATCTATGACTGGGAATATATGCGTAACAATGGTTATCAATGGTGGATCCAACGTCTAAAAGAAAGTTTCAAACTATACGATGTCGTACGTATTGATCATTTCCGTGGTTTTGAATCCTATTGGGAAGTTCCCTTTGGTGAAAAAACGGCTCAAAACGGTCGTTGGAAAAAAGGACCTGGTATTGAATTATTCAATGCGATTTACAAAGAGTTGGGCGAACTTAATATTATTGCAGAAGATTTAGGTTTTATGACGCAAGAAGTCATCGATATGCGTGATGCGACCGGCTTCCCAGGTATGAAAATTTTGCAATTCGGTTTTACAAATGAAGATAGTATTGATTTGCCTCATAACTATTTACCTAACACCATCGCTTATGTGGGAACCCACGATAATGAAACAGCCGAGGGTTGGATTAAAGATACAGCTGAACCACAAATTATTAAACAAGCTAATCAGTATACGCATCGCAAATCAAAAGAATCTATTTCTTCAGCCTTAAACCGCACCTTAGCTGCGAGTGTATCCAACACTGTTATTTATACGATGCAAGATTTACTTGGATTAGATAATTCTGCGCGGATGAATACACCCTCAACGATCGGGCAAAATTGGCAGTGGCGATTGAAAGGAAAAAAATTAGACCCTAAGGTGGCTAAAGAATTAACTAAAATAACACGCACCTATTTCCGTTTCAATCCAGCAAATGATCCCCTCTTAAAATTAAAAAAAGAAGAAGAAAAAATTCAAGAGGCTAAAGAAAACACTAAAGATTCAAAAGATGTTACAAATAGTGAAGCGTTTCATTCAAATGTTGATTCATCAAGCATTTGA
- a CDS encoding glycoside hydrolase family 13 protein, with protein sequence MDKAAIYHRPESEYAYMYDSKTVHIRIRTKKDNVEKVNILHGDPYLIYLPNQLMKSPLTKIASSRWHDYWQIELSGPHRRMSYIFELEAADEIIYYSDIGALSHEVSHLDIAYNYFKLPYLHEADRFKEPRWVKDTVWYHIFPERFANGDPSLTPEGALPWNSTIVPKNRDFFGGDLKGIYDHLDYLEDLGINGLYFCPIFEANSNHKYDTVDYYEIDKHFGDKEMFRKLVDEAHRRGMRVMLDAVFNHIGSHAPQWLDIVEKGEQSIYKDWFHIHSLPIKAVDMKDYRNYQAINYDAFGYVPNMPKWNTSHPEVKQHLLAIAKYWIEEFDIDAWRLDVANEVDHRFWRSFHDEVTALKPDFYIVGEIWHSSQAWLQGDQFHAVMNYPLTRAISDFFLTKTANATELNERIQEQTMLYRKQTNQVMLNSLDSHDTPRILTIAGGDKKAVKSALAFMYLQQGSPCLYYGTEMGLDGGNDPECRKVMPWDPEQQDLDMHAFVRQLIHLRREYAHHIVNGTTSYQVEGNLIMVEIVYDEKVIKGYFNQSEESVTVEKDGLEVLLELMVEDHEIQAGGLMIVNGSMVKI encoded by the coding sequence ATTGATAAAGCAGCCATTTACCATCGTCCCGAATCAGAATATGCCTATATGTATGATTCAAAAACAGTGCATATTCGTATCCGTACCAAAAAAGATAATGTTGAAAAAGTAAATATCTTGCATGGAGACCCCTATTTGATTTACTTACCTAACCAATTAATGAAGAGCCCTTTGACAAAAATTGCTAGTAGCCGTTGGCATGATTACTGGCAAATCGAATTAAGCGGTCCACACCGTCGCATGAGCTATATATTTGAACTAGAAGCTGCCGATGAGATCATCTATTATAGTGATATTGGAGCCTTAAGTCACGAGGTATCACATTTGGATATAGCTTACAATTATTTCAAATTACCTTATTTACATGAAGCTGACCGGTTCAAAGAACCACGTTGGGTAAAAGATACCGTCTGGTATCATATCTTCCCTGAGCGCTTTGCCAACGGGGATCCATCCTTAACACCCGAAGGGGCGTTACCTTGGAATTCTACCATTGTGCCTAAAAACCGTGACTTTTTTGGTGGCGATTTAAAAGGTATTTATGACCATCTCGATTATTTAGAAGATTTAGGGATTAACGGTTTGTACTTCTGCCCTATTTTTGAAGCTAATTCGAATCATAAATATGATACGGTGGACTATTATGAGATCGATAAGCATTTTGGTGATAAAGAAATGTTCAGGAAATTAGTAGACGAAGCCCATCGTCGCGGGATGCGTGTGATGCTGGACGCCGTCTTTAATCATATAGGGTCACATGCCCCTCAATGGTTAGATATTGTCGAAAAAGGTGAGCAATCAATTTATAAAGATTGGTTTCATATTCATTCTTTACCGATTAAGGCTGTCGATATGAAAGATTATCGTAATTACCAAGCGATTAATTATGATGCCTTTGGTTATGTTCCCAACATGCCAAAATGGAACACTAGCCATCCTGAAGTAAAGCAACATTTGCTGGCCATTGCTAAATATTGGATTGAAGAATTCGATATCGATGCTTGGCGTTTAGATGTAGCTAATGAAGTTGACCATCGTTTCTGGCGTTCATTCCATGATGAAGTAACGGCTTTAAAACCAGATTTCTATATCGTGGGGGAGATTTGGCATTCCTCACAAGCTTGGTTACAAGGAGATCAATTTCATGCCGTAATGAATTATCCTTTAACCCGTGCTATCAGTGATTTCTTTTTAACTAAAACCGCTAATGCTACTGAGTTAAATGAACGGATTCAAGAACAAACGATGCTCTATCGTAAACAAACCAATCAAGTCATGCTAAACTCTTTGGATTCGCATGATACGCCTCGTATATTAACCATTGCGGGCGGCGATAAAAAAGCCGTTAAATCAGCATTAGCCTTTATGTACTTGCAACAAGGCTCTCCCTGTCTGTATTACGGCACTGAAATGGGCTTAGATGGTGGTAATGATCCTGAATGTCGTAAAGTCATGCCATGGGATCCGGAACAACAAGACTTGGATATGCATGCCTTTGTCCGTCAATTGATTCATTTACGTCGTGAATATGCCCATCATATTGTAAATGGGACAACAAGTTATCAGGTTGAAGGTAATTTGATTATGGTTGAAATAGTATATGATGAAAAAGTCATTAAAGGCTACTTTAATCAGAGTGAAGAAAGTGTAACAGTTGAGAAAGATGGACTAGAAGTATTGCTTGAATTGATGGTTGAAGATCACGAAATTCAAGCGGGTGGGTTGATGATTGTGAATGGTTCAATGGTGAAAATATAA
- a CDS encoding DUF368 domain-containing protein, with product MANETSNNSNQSWLLRFIKGMFIGSGFIIPGVSGGALAAIFGLYERIIRFLANITKNFKENVIFFIPVGLGAIVSIVILSFGISYVLENYETIVLWFFVGCIVGMIPSLWKEAGKEGRSQKDYVITGVSLVLGIALIYFSNQSIGGQLPINFWSWILCGFLIALGVLVPGLSPSNFIVIFGLYQPMADGFSRLDFSVIIPIAIGGLLTIILFSKLVEYIFEHYYASFFHFIFGIVIASTIMIIPLDYTGFGWVQYLWCVVMLVLGTALGWWMARLEEQYK from the coding sequence ATGGCAAATGAAACAAGCAACAACTCAAATCAAAGTTGGTTACTCCGCTTTATTAAAGGAATGTTCATCGGTTCAGGTTTTATCATTCCGGGAGTGAGTGGGGGAGCATTAGCTGCTATCTTCGGTTTATATGAACGTATCATCCGCTTTTTAGCTAATATAACGAAAAACTTTAAAGAAAATGTTATCTTTTTTATTCCTGTTGGATTAGGCGCTATCGTCAGTATTGTCATTTTATCCTTTGGAATAAGCTACGTATTAGAAAATTACGAAACAATTGTATTGTGGTTTTTTGTGGGTTGTATCGTCGGGATGATACCTTCCCTCTGGAAAGAAGCCGGTAAAGAAGGTCGTAGCCAAAAAGATTATGTTATCACTGGCGTTTCATTAGTATTGGGAATTGCATTAATTTACTTTTCTAACCAATCAATCGGTGGCCAACTGCCTATCAACTTTTGGTCTTGGATATTGTGTGGTTTTTTAATTGCTTTAGGTGTTTTAGTGCCTGGCTTAAGCCCATCAAATTTCATTGTTATTTTTGGTTTATATCAACCGATGGCCGATGGTTTTAGTCGCCTAGACTTTTCTGTCATTATTCCAATCGCCATTGGTGGTTTATTAACGATTATTCTTTTTTCTAAATTAGTTGAATATATATTTGAACACTATTATGCATCCTTTTTCCACTTCATTTTCGGAATTGTCATTGCTTCAACGATTATGATTATTCCGCTTGATTACACTGGTTTTGGTTGGGTCCAATACTTATGGTGTGTTGTCATGCTTGTTTTGGGTACTGCACTGGGTTGGTGGATGGCACGTTTAGAAGAACAATACAAATAA
- a CDS encoding LacI family DNA-binding transcriptional regulator: MAVTIKDVARKAGVAPSTVTRVIHDSPIISQKTKEKVREVMKEMNYYPNLNARSLASKKTSVIGLVFPDATDAFYQNPFFPTVMRGLNEAGAKSKYSLLLTTGNDLESRFSSVQRMVHGRQVDGLIFLYARQNDPILEFVHQQHFPMVVIGQPSIENIPFVNNRNQQMAKDATNYLLDKGAIKIGFIGGDPEQQFINDRLKGFKEALEDKHITYDDSWVFNDLSFLPEVGYDLAQYIAREQSFDAFVVADQYVATGFKEGWKSVSDSVVPVITFHAFQSNESPFLRMDPYVNINAHELGKGALDMLLEVIEAEDKSEEHVFQKYVDHEIVEL; this comes from the coding sequence ATGGCTGTTACAATTAAGGATGTCGCAAGAAAAGCAGGGGTAGCCCCTTCAACGGTTACGCGGGTTATTCATGATAGCCCGATTATTTCACAAAAAACGAAAGAAAAAGTTCGGGAAGTCATGAAAGAAATGAATTATTACCCGAATCTTAATGCGCGTAGTCTAGCGAGCAAAAAGACATCGGTTATTGGATTGGTTTTCCCAGATGCAACGGATGCTTTTTATCAAAATCCATTTTTTCCAACGGTGATGCGTGGATTAAATGAAGCAGGAGCCAAATCAAAGTATTCATTACTATTGACAACCGGAAATGATTTAGAAAGTCGTTTCAGTAGTGTTCAACGAATGGTTCATGGTCGTCAAGTGGATGGTTTGATCTTTTTGTACGCACGCCAAAATGATCCCATTTTAGAATTTGTCCATCAGCAACATTTTCCAATGGTGGTTATTGGACAACCATCGATTGAAAATATTCCATTTGTCAACAATCGCAATCAGCAAATGGCTAAAGATGCGACCAATTATTTATTGGATAAAGGGGCGATTAAAATAGGCTTTATTGGTGGTGATCCCGAACAACAATTTATTAATGATCGTTTAAAGGGATTCAAAGAAGCCTTAGAAGACAAGCACATTACCTACGATGACAGCTGGGTATTTAATGATTTAAGTTTCTTACCAGAAGTGGGTTATGACTTAGCTCAATATATAGCGCGTGAGCAAAGCTTTGATGCTTTTGTCGTCGCTGACCAATATGTGGCTACTGGCTTTAAAGAAGGCTGGAAATCTGTTTCAGATTCAGTTGTACCCGTCATAACTTTTCATGCATTCCAATCCAATGAGAGTCCTTTCTTAAGAATGGACCCTTATGTAAATATCAATGCCCATGAGTTAGGTAAAGGTGCATTAGACATGTTGCTTGAAGTCATTGAAGCCGAGGATAAGTCTGAAGAACATGTTTTTCAAAAGTATGTGGACCATGAGATAGTTGAATTATAA
- a CDS encoding glycogen/starch/alpha-glucan phosphorylase codes for MSLLEQYVTEAYDKPIRDCSEQELYNVLIELIKDQSQEIPNNQTKKKLYYFSAEFLIGKLLSNNLLNLGIYDQVNDELIAQGKNLMDIEQAEFEPSLGNGGLGRLAACFVDSIASLGINGDGIGLNYHFGLFKQHFVDNQQTSLPDPWLEGKNWLVKSRRRYTVPFNKFSLESTLYEIDVIGYKQETKNRLRLFDLDSVTPDIIEDGINFDKTNIKENLTLFLYPDDSDHAGELLRIYQQYFMVSNGAQLIIDEAKDKGSNLHDLADYAVIQINDTHPAFVIPEMIRLLGLEGIEFDEAIQIVQSMTAFTNHTILAEALEKWPLADLEEVVPQLVPIIKNLDARMKAKYPKRPDVAIIDENKRVHMANIAIHFGYSVNGVAALHTEILKKSELKAFYEIYPEKFNNKTNGITFRRWIMDANKELADYLDQLIGIEWRESHNLEALLEHKDDEAVIEKLRAIKFNNKVRLNKRLKAMQGIEFKEESIIDVQIKRFHEYKRQQMLALYVIYKYLDIKKGHIPATPITIIFGGKAAPAYTIAQDVIHLIINLSEIIDNDADVNEHLKVIMVENYNVTSAQYLIPAADISEQISLASKEASGTGNMKFMLNGALTIGTEDGANVEIHELVGDENIYIFGKDSDEIIEIYANDAYDASVYYNQAEIKPLVDFIISDEMLAVGNEERLNRLFNELVSKDYFMTLIDLVEFIETKEKMYADYEDHDAWTKKALVNIAKAGYFSSDRTISDYNRDIWHLETHHVAMDQ; via the coding sequence ATGAGTTTATTAGAACAATATGTTACGGAGGCTTATGATAAGCCCATTCGTGATTGTAGTGAACAGGAATTATACAATGTTTTAATTGAATTAATTAAAGACCAATCGCAAGAAATTCCAAACAATCAAACTAAAAAGAAACTATATTATTTTTCAGCCGAGTTTTTAATTGGTAAATTATTATCCAATAATTTGCTTAATTTAGGCATTTATGATCAAGTGAATGATGAATTAATCGCCCAAGGAAAAAATTTAATGGATATTGAACAAGCTGAGTTCGAACCTTCCCTAGGTAATGGTGGACTTGGTCGTTTAGCAGCCTGTTTTGTGGACTCAATCGCTTCACTAGGTATTAACGGTGATGGGATTGGCTTAAATTATCACTTTGGTTTATTTAAACAACACTTTGTAGACAATCAACAGACCTCTCTACCAGACCCATGGTTAGAAGGGAAAAACTGGTTAGTTAAAAGTCGTCGTCGTTATACCGTTCCATTTAATAAGTTTTCACTCGAATCAACCCTTTATGAAATTGATGTTATTGGATATAAGCAAGAAACCAAAAATCGCTTACGTCTATTCGACTTGGATTCTGTGACCCCAGATATTATTGAAGATGGAATTAATTTTGACAAGACCAATATCAAGGAAAACTTGACTTTATTCTTGTATCCTGATGACTCTGATCATGCGGGGGAATTATTACGTATTTATCAACAATACTTTATGGTATCCAATGGTGCCCAACTTATTATTGACGAAGCCAAAGATAAAGGTAGTAACTTACATGATCTAGCAGACTATGCGGTTATTCAAATCAATGATACTCACCCTGCTTTTGTCATTCCAGAAATGATTCGTTTGTTAGGCCTTGAAGGTATTGAATTTGATGAAGCTATTCAAATTGTACAATCAATGACAGCCTTCACCAACCATACCATTTTAGCTGAAGCCTTAGAAAAATGGCCTTTAGCTGACTTAGAAGAAGTTGTCCCTCAACTCGTTCCTATTATCAAAAACCTCGATGCACGTATGAAAGCTAAATACCCTAAACGTCCTGATGTTGCTATTATTGATGAAAACAAACGGGTTCATATGGCTAATATTGCTATCCACTTTGGATATAGTGTTAATGGTGTGGCTGCCCTTCACACGGAAATCTTGAAGAAATCGGAGTTAAAAGCCTTTTATGAAATTTATCCCGAGAAATTCAATAACAAAACCAACGGGATTACATTCAGACGTTGGATTATGGACGCTAATAAGGAATTAGCTGACTATTTAGATCAACTCATTGGCATAGAATGGCGCGAATCGCATAATCTTGAAGCCCTTTTAGAGCACAAAGATGATGAAGCGGTCATTGAAAAATTAAGAGCCATTAAGTTCAATAATAAAGTACGTTTAAACAAACGTCTTAAAGCGATGCAAGGGATAGAGTTTAAAGAAGAATCCATCATTGATGTTCAAATTAAACGATTCCATGAATATAAACGCCAACAAATGTTAGCTTTATATGTTATCTACAAATATTTAGATATTAAAAAGGGTCATATCCCAGCAACGCCTATCACCATTATTTTCGGCGGTAAAGCAGCCCCAGCCTATACAATTGCCCAAGATGTGATTCATTTAATCATCAATCTCTCTGAAATTATTGATAATGATGCCGATGTGAATGAACATCTAAAAGTGATTATGGTTGAAAATTACAATGTCACTTCCGCTCAATATTTAATCCCTGCGGCTGATATTTCTGAACAAATATCATTAGCCTCTAAAGAAGCTTCTGGTACAGGTAATATGAAATTTATGCTTAACGGGGCTTTAACGATCGGAACTGAAGATGGTGCAAACGTTGAGATTCATGAACTTGTTGGTGACGAAAATATTTATATTTTCGGTAAAGACAGTGATGAAATCATTGAGATTTATGCCAATGACGCTTATGATGCTTCGGTTTACTACAACCAAGCAGAAATCAAACCCTTAGTTGACTTCATTATCAGTGATGAAATGTTAGCTGTAGGTAATGAAGAACGTTTGAATCGTCTATTTAATGAATTAGTTAGCAAAGACTATTTCATGACCTTGATTGATTTAGTCGAATTCATCGAAACTAAGGAAAAAATGTATGCTGATTATGAAGATCATGATGCGTGGACGAAGAAAGCTTTGGTTAATATTGCTAAAGCGGGTTACTTCTCTTCTGACCGCACCATATCTGATTACAACCGCGACATTTGGCATCTCGAAACACACCATGTCGCCATGGACCAATAA